The following proteins come from a genomic window of Mustelus asterias unplaced genomic scaffold, sMusAst1.hap1.1 HAP1_SCAFFOLD_3450, whole genome shotgun sequence:
- the LOC144490576 gene encoding ubiquitin-associated protein 2-like isoform X2, which produces MMTSVGTSRTRGNWDQTQTQSQTQQKQRPQATAEQIRIAQMISDHNDADFEAKVKQLIDITGKNQDECMIALHDCNGDVNRAINVLLEGNPDTDSWEMVGKKKSVAGPKDAGLVEGSEESKEMRDRDREFSRRRMGGGRRGRGASRGREFRGQENGLDGAKSSGTFGRASERGRRGRGRGRGLGRRGGRFSAQGMGTFNPADYTDPAASEEYYGSANPTWNSTGSFEPDDGTRLHFTGGERANSSPKFETVPGML; this is translated from the exons ATGATGACATCGGTGGGCACCAGTCGAACCCGGGGTAACTgggatcagacacagacacagagccaGACACAGCAGAAGCAGCGACCACAG GCTACCGCAGAGCAGATACGAATCGCACAGATGATTTCAGATCACAATGATGCTGACTTCGAAGCCAAAGTGAAGCAG CTGATTGACATCACAGGCAAGAACCAGGATGAATGCATGATCGCTCTGCACGACTGCAATGGGGACGTCAATAGGGCCATCAATGTCCTCTTGGAAGGAAACCCCGACACG GACTCCTGGGAGATGGTGGGAAAGAAGAAGAGTGTGGCGGGACCGAAGGACGCCGGCCTGGTGGAGGGCAGTGAGGAGAGCAAAGAGATGCGGGACAGAGACCGCGAGTTCAGCCGGAGGCGCATGGGCGGAGGCAGGAGAGGCCGGGGAGCGAGCCGGGGACGGGAGT TTCGGGGCCAGGAGAATGGATTAGATGGAGCAAAGAGCAGCGGGACCTTTGGCAGGGCCTCCGAGCGGGGCAGGCGGGGCCGGGGCAGAGGCAGAG GTTTGGGCCGGAGAGGTGGGAGGTTCTCCGCCCAGGGAATGGG GACGTTCAATCCGGCAGACTACACGGATCCGGCCGCCTCGGAAGAGTACTACGGAAGCGCCAACCCAACCTGGAACAGCACGGGCAGCTTTGAACCGGACGACGGGACCA
- the LOC144490576 gene encoding ubiquitin-associated protein 2-like isoform X1: MMTSVGTSRTRGNWDQTQTQSQTQQKQRPQATAEQIRIAQMISDHNDADFEAKVKQLIDITGKNQDECMIALHDCNGDVNRAINVLLEGNPDTDSWEMVGKKKSVAGPKDAGLVEGSEESKEMRDRDREFSRRRMGGGRRGRGASRGREFRGQENGLDGAKSSGTFGRASERGRRGRGRGRGLGRRGGRFSAQGMGYLPPCCRTFNPADYTDPAASEEYYGSANPTWNSTGSFEPDDGTRLHFTGGERANSSPKFETVPGML; this comes from the exons ATGATGACATCGGTGGGCACCAGTCGAACCCGGGGTAACTgggatcagacacagacacagagccaGACACAGCAGAAGCAGCGACCACAG GCTACCGCAGAGCAGATACGAATCGCACAGATGATTTCAGATCACAATGATGCTGACTTCGAAGCCAAAGTGAAGCAG CTGATTGACATCACAGGCAAGAACCAGGATGAATGCATGATCGCTCTGCACGACTGCAATGGGGACGTCAATAGGGCCATCAATGTCCTCTTGGAAGGAAACCCCGACACG GACTCCTGGGAGATGGTGGGAAAGAAGAAGAGTGTGGCGGGACCGAAGGACGCCGGCCTGGTGGAGGGCAGTGAGGAGAGCAAAGAGATGCGGGACAGAGACCGCGAGTTCAGCCGGAGGCGCATGGGCGGAGGCAGGAGAGGCCGGGGAGCGAGCCGGGGACGGGAGT TTCGGGGCCAGGAGAATGGATTAGATGGAGCAAAGAGCAGCGGGACCTTTGGCAGGGCCTCCGAGCGGGGCAGGCGGGGCCGGGGCAGAGGCAGAG GTTTGGGCCGGAGAGGTGGGAGGTTCTCCGCCCAGGGAATGGG GTATCTCCCTCCGTGTTGCAGGACGTTCAATCCGGCAGACTACACGGATCCGGCCGCCTCGGAAGAGTACTACGGAAGCGCCAACCCAACCTGGAACAGCACGGGCAGCTTTGAACCGGACGACGGGACCA